A stretch of the Neptunomonas phycophila genome encodes the following:
- a CDS encoding isopenicillin N synthase family dioxygenase: MTRIRTTPQHSAFQKIPVIDIADLFSEHVNDRKQVAKVLAHASREVGFFYITGHRISATRVDNLKAAAKHFFSQPLASKMQSYIGLSTNHSGYVPEGEEQFYSASQSVHKADHKESYDIGFELDNADYKRPMLGTNQWPNVENFQANVTAYYQDALSLGKVLFRGFALALGLPEETFVKQAIRPPSQLRLVHYPYDPSAQDREGIGAHTDYECFTLLLPTADGLQVLNGAGEWIDVPYRPDCFVVNIGDMLEVLSNGRFIATSHRVRKVKEERYSFPLFCSLDYDTCIEPILPVMEGEDPNKYSALVCGDHLYAQTIQTFRYLQKRFKAGEVSLPKSAKAVASFGQFKAVIDKSSQSGA; this comes from the coding sequence ATGACACGCATCCGCACCACGCCCCAGCATAGTGCTTTTCAAAAAATCCCTGTTATTGATATTGCCGATCTTTTTTCGGAGCATGTAAACGACCGCAAGCAGGTGGCTAAGGTGCTCGCCCATGCTTCCCGTGAGGTAGGCTTTTTTTATATTACGGGGCATCGTATTTCTGCTACTCGGGTTGATAATTTAAAGGCGGCTGCTAAGCATTTTTTTAGCCAACCGTTAGCGAGTAAAATGCAGTCCTATATTGGCTTATCCACCAATCATAGCGGCTACGTCCCAGAAGGCGAGGAGCAGTTCTATAGTGCTAGCCAGTCGGTTCATAAAGCGGATCACAAAGAGTCCTATGATATAGGCTTTGAGCTTGATAATGCTGATTATAAAAGGCCAATGTTAGGCACGAATCAATGGCCAAACGTTGAAAACTTTCAAGCAAACGTGACCGCGTATTATCAGGATGCGTTGTCGCTAGGGAAGGTGCTATTTCGTGGTTTTGCACTCGCGTTAGGGTTACCAGAGGAGACCTTTGTAAAACAGGCGATACGACCGCCAAGCCAATTACGCTTAGTGCATTACCCCTATGACCCAAGCGCACAAGATCGAGAAGGAATTGGTGCCCATACTGACTACGAATGCTTTACCTTGTTGTTGCCCACCGCCGATGGACTGCAAGTGTTGAATGGTGCTGGAGAGTGGATAGATGTGCCTTATAGGCCTGACTGCTTTGTTGTTAATATCGGTGATATGTTAGAAGTGCTGTCGAATGGCCGTTTCATTGCAACCTCGCATCGCGTGCGCAAGGTTAAAGAGGAACGTTACTCTTTTCCTTTATTTTGTAGCTTAGATTATGACACCTGCATCGAGCCTATTTTGCCTGTGATGGAAGGGGAAGACCCTAACAAATACAGCGCATTAGTCTGTGGTGATCATTTATACGCTCAAACAATTCAAACCTTTAGGTATTTACAGAAGCGTTTTAAAGCCGGTGAGGTGAGTTTGCCTAAGTCAGCTAAGGCGGTAGCGTCATTTGGTCAGTTTAAAGCCGTAATTGATAAGTCTAGTCAGTCGGGAGCCTAA
- a CDS encoding 4-vinyl reductase: MGTHAPELPINVDDETGVWTTDALPMLYVPRHFFVNNHIGIEDELGAEKYAEILYKAGYKSAYYWCEKEAEEHGLSGAAVFEHYLKRLCQRGWGIFTIEHLDVEKGEARIRLDHSCFVYQLGKVNRKVDYMFTGWFAGALDQVAESLGYPVRTISEQTQCEAEEGCDFGVFEVRPM, from the coding sequence ATGGGAACTCATGCCCCTGAACTACCGATCAATGTTGATGACGAAACCGGTGTTTGGACAACCGATGCTTTGCCCATGCTATATGTACCTCGTCATTTTTTTGTGAATAACCATATAGGCATTGAAGACGAGTTGGGCGCCGAAAAATACGCGGAAATACTCTACAAGGCCGGCTATAAATCGGCCTATTACTGGTGCGAAAAAGAAGCCGAAGAACACGGCTTATCCGGTGCCGCTGTCTTCGAACATTACCTTAAGCGACTTTGCCAACGTGGCTGGGGCATTTTCACCATCGAGCATTTAGATGTCGAAAAAGGCGAAGCACGAATCCGCTTAGACCACTCCTGCTTTGTGTATCAACTCGGCAAGGTAAACCGCAAAGTGGATTACATGTTCACCGGCTGGTTCGCTGGCGCATTAGATCAAGTAGCCGAGAGTTTGGGGTATCCGGTCCGTACTATCTCTGAACAGACTCAATGCGAAGCCGAAGAAGGCTGTGACTTTGGGGTGTTTGAGGTGAGGCCTATGTAA
- the dgcA gene encoding dimethylglycine demethylation protein DgcA, producing the protein MSFDILFQPLNINKLTIRNRIVSTAHAEVYATDGGMTTDRYVKYYEEKAKGGCGLCICGGSSVVSIDSPQSWWSSVNLSTDRIIPHFQNLADAVHKHGGKIMIQITHMGRRSRWDGENWPSLMSPSGIREPVHRATCKTIEVEEIWRVIGDFAKAAVRAKEGGLDGVELSAVHQHMIDQFWSPRVNKRTDEWGGTFEGRMKFGMEVLKAVREAVGPNFVVGMRITGDEFHPDGLNHDDMKEIAAYYNAAGMVDYFGVVGSGCDTHNTLANVIPNMSYPPEPFLHLAAGIKAVVDVPVIHAQNIKDPNQAKRILEAGYVDFVGMTRAHIADPHIIAKIKMNQVDQIRQCVGANYCIDRQYMGLDVLCIQNAATSREYMGLPHIIEKTEGPIRNVVIIGGGPGGLEAARVTAERGHQVTLVEMAEQLGGQINIAAKAPQRDQMAGITRWLAMEVERLGVDIRLGTQANVDMIRDLKPDVCILAVGGTPFLTQNPHWGAEEGLVVSTWDILNGTVEPGKNVLIYDTICEFSGMSAADYLASKGSLVELVTDDIKPGVGIGGTTFPTYYRSLYEREVIMTSDLLLEKVYREGDKLVAVLENEYTGQQEERVVDQVVVENGIRPSESLYYALKADSRNKGQIDNDTLFAALPQPVLSESGEGMILWRLGDCVSQRNTHAAIYDALRLCKDL; encoded by the coding sequence ATGTCTTTCGATATCCTTTTTCAGCCGTTAAATATTAATAAACTCACTATTCGTAACCGCATTGTGAGTACGGCACATGCCGAGGTATACGCCACAGATGGCGGGATGACGACCGATAGATACGTTAAATATTACGAAGAAAAGGCTAAAGGTGGCTGTGGATTATGCATTTGTGGTGGTTCGAGTGTAGTGTCGATCGATAGCCCGCAAAGTTGGTGGAGCTCAGTTAACTTATCCACAGACCGTATTATCCCACACTTTCAAAACCTAGCCGATGCTGTGCATAAGCATGGTGGAAAAATTATGATTCAAATTACCCACATGGGACGTCGCTCCCGCTGGGACGGGGAGAACTGGCCAAGCTTGATGTCTCCTTCCGGTATCCGTGAGCCGGTTCACCGCGCTACGTGTAAAACCATTGAAGTCGAAGAAATTTGGCGTGTCATTGGCGACTTTGCTAAAGCAGCCGTGCGCGCCAAAGAAGGCGGTTTAGATGGTGTAGAGTTATCGGCAGTACATCAACACATGATCGATCAGTTTTGGTCGCCGCGAGTGAACAAACGGACCGACGAATGGGGCGGCACGTTCGAAGGCCGTATGAAGTTTGGTATGGAAGTGTTGAAAGCCGTACGTGAAGCGGTTGGCCCAAACTTTGTCGTGGGTATGCGTATCACGGGTGATGAGTTCCACCCAGACGGTTTAAACCACGACGACATGAAAGAGATCGCGGCGTATTACAACGCCGCCGGCATGGTCGATTACTTTGGCGTAGTGGGTTCCGGCTGCGATACACACAACACCTTAGCAAACGTTATCCCGAACATGAGCTACCCACCCGAGCCATTTCTACATCTAGCCGCCGGTATCAAAGCGGTTGTTGATGTACCTGTAATTCACGCACAAAACATTAAAGACCCTAACCAAGCCAAGCGCATTTTAGAAGCCGGTTATGTGGATTTTGTCGGAATGACACGTGCACATATTGCAGATCCGCACATCATCGCCAAGATTAAAATGAACCAAGTAGACCAGATCCGCCAATGCGTTGGCGCGAACTACTGTATAGACCGTCAATACATGGGCTTGGATGTGCTATGTATTCAAAATGCGGCAACGTCGCGTGAATACATGGGGCTACCGCACATTATCGAAAAGACCGAAGGGCCGATTCGCAACGTGGTCATCATTGGCGGCGGCCCAGGTGGATTGGAAGCTGCACGAGTGACTGCCGAGCGCGGTCATCAGGTTACATTAGTCGAAATGGCCGAACAGCTAGGCGGCCAAATTAACATTGCGGCCAAAGCTCCCCAGCGTGATCAAATGGCCGGCATTACCCGCTGGTTAGCCATGGAAGTTGAACGCTTAGGCGTTGATATTCGCTTGGGTACACAAGCCAATGTCGACATGATTAGAGATCTAAAGCCCGATGTGTGCATCTTGGCGGTGGGCGGTACGCCATTCTTAACACAAAACCCACACTGGGGTGCTGAAGAGGGCTTAGTGGTTTCAACGTGGGACATCCTCAATGGCACCGTTGAGCCGGGTAAAAACGTGCTGATCTACGATACGATTTGTGAGTTTTCCGGCATGTCGGCTGCCGATTATTTAGCCAGCAAAGGCTCACTTGTTGAACTGGTTACTGATGATATCAAGCCCGGTGTCGGCATTGGTGGCACCACCTTCCCTACCTACTACCGCAGTTTATATGAGCGCGAAGTTATTATGACCTCTGACTTGCTGTTAGAGAAAGTCTATCGCGAAGGCGACAAGCTAGTGGCGGTATTAGAGAACGAATACACCGGCCAGCAGGAAGAACGTGTCGTCGATCAGGTGGTTGTAGAAAACGGCATTCGTCCTAGCGAATCACTGTATTACGCGCTCAAAGCGGACTCACGTAACAAAGGCCAAATCGATAACGACACTCTGTTCGCAGCCCTACCTCAACCCGTTTTAAGCGAATCGGGCGAAGGGATGATTTTATGGCGTTTGGGGGACTGCGTTTCTCAGCGAAATACGCATGCGGCCATCTATGATGCGCTGCGTTTGTGCAAAGACTTGTAA
- a CDS encoding dipeptidase produces MNALELHNDAIVMDGLVIAKWDRDLFEDMRIGGLTAANCTVSVWEGFQNTVNNIVEMNQLIEANNDLVIKVKSTADIRHAKALNKTGILMGFQNAHAFEDQIGYVQVFKDLGVGVVQMCYNTQNLIGTGCYERDGGLSGFGHEIVAEMNRVGVMCDLSHVGSKTSEEVILASKKPVCYSHCLPSGLKDHPRNKSDEELKFIADHGGFVGVTMFAPFLKKGIESTVDDYVEAIQYIFNIVGEDNIGIGTDFTQGHGQPFFEWLTHDKGYARRLTSFGKIINPEGIRTLGEFPNLTEALLRNGFSETQVRKIMGENWLRVLSDVWNEA; encoded by the coding sequence ATGAACGCATTAGAGTTACACAACGATGCCATCGTGATGGATGGTTTAGTCATTGCGAAGTGGGATCGTGACCTCTTTGAGGATATGCGTATAGGTGGACTAACAGCGGCTAACTGTACTGTTTCGGTATGGGAAGGGTTCCAAAATACAGTGAATAACATCGTAGAGATGAACCAGCTGATCGAAGCCAACAATGACCTTGTCATAAAAGTAAAATCCACGGCTGATATTCGTCACGCCAAGGCGCTCAATAAAACCGGGATATTAATGGGCTTCCAAAATGCCCACGCTTTTGAAGATCAAATTGGCTACGTTCAGGTGTTTAAAGACTTGGGCGTAGGTGTTGTGCAAATGTGTTACAACACTCAAAACTTAATCGGTACCGGTTGCTACGAGCGTGACGGAGGGCTATCAGGTTTTGGTCATGAGATCGTAGCCGAAATGAACCGTGTAGGTGTGATGTGCGACTTATCGCATGTCGGCTCTAAAACCTCGGAAGAGGTGATCCTTGCGTCTAAAAAGCCCGTTTGTTACTCCCATTGTTTACCCAGCGGCTTAAAAGACCACCCACGAAATAAATCCGATGAGGAGCTTAAATTTATTGCCGATCACGGCGGCTTTGTGGGCGTCACCATGTTTGCGCCCTTCTTAAAAAAAGGGATCGAGTCCACTGTCGATGACTATGTTGAAGCGATCCAATACATCTTCAATATTGTTGGCGAAGACAATATCGGCATCGGCACCGACTTTACACAAGGCCACGGCCAGCCGTTTTTTGAATGGCTAACACACGACAAAGGCTATGCTCGTCGGCTCACCAGCTTTGGCAAAATCATAAACCCCGAAGGTATACGTACCTTAGGCGAATTTCCTAACTTAACCGAAGCCTTACTACGCAACGGATTTAGCGAAACACAAGTCCGCAAAATCATGGGAGAAAACTGGTTGCGGGTACTCAGTGATGTATGGAATGAAGCATAA